One Acropora palmata chromosome 2, jaAcrPala1.3, whole genome shotgun sequence genomic window carries:
- the LOC141875000 gene encoding secretion-regulating guanine nucleotide exchange factor-like isoform X1, translated as MAASESNLCKKAQLLSWGANSYGQLCLGHKEDVLVPESCELNDLPVNSKIISISGGGGHTAVITENQDLFMCGWNNKGQLGLGDIDDRPLLCQVPFLALVKQVSCGWNHTLAITEAGLYVWGSNSFGQLGIGQIGGCITRPTLCESFAKQQAVSIAAGLRHSAVSLGDGSVWCCGANKKGQLGLGKPGNNQATLKQVVFPSFHGKVIQVAAGSYHTAALTDMGEVFCWGSNQHGQCGEPPEGTNTEEKAPIFALPQLIQGLISGSRVTKLKSGWSHLLAVTEDQRVFSWGRADYGQLGLGENVVKQGYCRNPTEVTRVEGAKQVACGAEHNMVLIGGGSVVTWGWNEHGICGTGYEINVHTPDVVSQLEGSRVSVIGCGGGHSFAVINR; from the exons ATGGCGGCCAGCGAATCAAATCTCTGCAAGAAAGCGCAATTACTTTCATGG GGTGCAAATAGCTACGGACAACTGTGTCTAGGTCACAAGGAGGATGTGTTGGTCCCTGAGAGCTGCGAACTCAACGATCTGCCAGTAAATTCGAAGATCATTTCAATTAGCGGAGGAGGAGGACATACAGCTGTCATAACAG AAAACCAAGATCTATTCATGTGTGGATGGAATAATAAAGGCCAGCTTGGTCTGGGCGACATTGATGACAGACCTCTGTTATGTCAGGTTCCTTTTCTTGCTCTGGTGAAACAAGTGTCATGTGGATGGAATCACACTTTGGCCATCACTG AGGCTGGATTGTATGTGTGGGGCTCAAATTCCTTTGGCCAGTTGGGCATTGGACAAATTGGTGGTTGCATTACAAGGCCAACTTTGTGTGAG TcttttgcaaaacaacaagCTGTAAGTATTGCAGCTGGACTGAGACATTCTGCAGTGTCATTAG GCGATGGGTCAGTGTGGTGTTGTGGAGCAAACAAGAAAGGACAGCTGGGGCTGGGAAAACCTGGAAACAATCAAGCTACTCTCAAACAAG TGGTGTTTCCCAGCTTTCATGGGAAAGTAATACAAGTGGCTGCTGGGTCCTATCACACTGCTGCACTGACTGACATGGGAGAGGTGTTTTGTTGGGGTTCCAACCAGCATGGACAGTGTGGGGAGCCTCCTGAAGGCACCAACACTGAGGAGAAGGCACCAATCTTTGCATTGCCTCAGCTCATCCAAGGATTGATTAGTGGTTCACGTGTAACCAAGCTGAAGTCAGGCTGGAGTCATCTGCTGGCTGTCACAG AGGACCAGAGGGTCTTTTCATGGGGTCGCGCGGATTATGGCCAGTTGGGTCTGGGGGAAAATGTAGTTAAACAAGGCTACTGCAGGAATCCGACAGAAGTCACACGCGTGGAAGGTGCCAAACAG GTTGCATGTGGTGCTGAGCACAACATGGTCTTGATAG GTGGTGGATCAGTCGTTACATGGGGCTGGAATGAGCATGGGATATGTGGGACTGGGTATGAGATCAATGTCCACACTCCAGACGTGGTGTCTCAGCTGGAAGGTTCCAGAGTCAGCGTGATTGGTTGCGGAGGCGGACATAGCTTTGCTGTGATAAACAGATGA
- the LOC141875000 gene encoding secretion-regulating guanine nucleotide exchange factor-like isoform X2, protein MAASESNLCKKAQLLSWGANSYGQLCLGHKEDVLVPESCELNDLPVNSKIISISGGGGHTAVITENQDLFMCGWNNKGQLGLGDIDDRPLLCQVPFLALVKQVSCGWNHTLAITEAGLYVWGSNSFGQLGIGQIGGCITRPTLCESFAKQQAVSIAAGLRHSAVSLGDGSVWCCGANKKGQLGLGKPGNNQATLKQVVFPSFHGKVIQVAAGSYHTAALTDMGEVFCWGSNQHGQCGEPPEGTNTEEKAPIFALPQLIQGLISGSRVTKLKSGWSHLLAVTEDQRVFSWGRADYGQLGLGENVVKQGYCRNPTEVTRVEGAKQVACGAEHNMVLIGTKARSVVSFWLA, encoded by the exons ATGGCGGCCAGCGAATCAAATCTCTGCAAGAAAGCGCAATTACTTTCATGG GGTGCAAATAGCTACGGACAACTGTGTCTAGGTCACAAGGAGGATGTGTTGGTCCCTGAGAGCTGCGAACTCAACGATCTGCCAGTAAATTCGAAGATCATTTCAATTAGCGGAGGAGGAGGACATACAGCTGTCATAACAG AAAACCAAGATCTATTCATGTGTGGATGGAATAATAAAGGCCAGCTTGGTCTGGGCGACATTGATGACAGACCTCTGTTATGTCAGGTTCCTTTTCTTGCTCTGGTGAAACAAGTGTCATGTGGATGGAATCACACTTTGGCCATCACTG AGGCTGGATTGTATGTGTGGGGCTCAAATTCCTTTGGCCAGTTGGGCATTGGACAAATTGGTGGTTGCATTACAAGGCCAACTTTGTGTGAG TcttttgcaaaacaacaagCTGTAAGTATTGCAGCTGGACTGAGACATTCTGCAGTGTCATTAG GCGATGGGTCAGTGTGGTGTTGTGGAGCAAACAAGAAAGGACAGCTGGGGCTGGGAAAACCTGGAAACAATCAAGCTACTCTCAAACAAG TGGTGTTTCCCAGCTTTCATGGGAAAGTAATACAAGTGGCTGCTGGGTCCTATCACACTGCTGCACTGACTGACATGGGAGAGGTGTTTTGTTGGGGTTCCAACCAGCATGGACAGTGTGGGGAGCCTCCTGAAGGCACCAACACTGAGGAGAAGGCACCAATCTTTGCATTGCCTCAGCTCATCCAAGGATTGATTAGTGGTTCACGTGTAACCAAGCTGAAGTCAGGCTGGAGTCATCTGCTGGCTGTCACAG AGGACCAGAGGGTCTTTTCATGGGGTCGCGCGGATTATGGCCAGTTGGGTCTGGGGGAAAATGTAGTTAAACAAGGCTACTGCAGGAATCCGACAGAAGTCACACGCGTGGAAGGTGCCAAACAG GTTGCATGTGGTGCTGAGCACAACATGGTCTTGATAG GGACTAAAGCAAGGTCGGTGGTGTCTTTCTGGTTGGCGTAA